AACTGTGATATCGATGGTCAATTTCCCTCTATAGCTAGAACCAGCAGCTTCATCTTTTTCCTTGATATGGtgttaaaatttctaaatatgtGTCTGGTgaagaaaagttttatatactgaCTGCCCCTCAGAGCAGTCACTGCTATAGCAATGTCAAGTACCTGTGATATTTGTGAAAGTAATATTGTTGGAGCAGTTTAATTTAATATGGAATCTCACAAGACAAATGTTCAAAATCTAGTCTGCAAACAGTTATTTCTACAGTCAAAAGAGGTTAGACAGGTTATACATGTTAACTGTCAGTTATCTGccaatacagtatttaaaactaGATGGTGCAAGTATGTGTAACAccagatataaatgatttaacaTGGACTTCACTTCTCCCATATAACAAGAAACTGCAACttcttgcaaaagtttaatggttAATAGGTCAACTGTTAGCTAAAAGTGGCGAcaactaaatatttaaattctgcCTGATCTACAGTGAGGGCTACTGCTAGGTGGGGCATTTTCAAATGGGGTTCATTTTGCAGTAACCTCTGAATTTTTTATGACAAGATTATatgctaacattttttttcaccCAGAGATATCTACACATCTAAGCCATCCTTACCCGATAAAATGAAACTTACTGAACTTAATATGCAATCATTACAGGTCTGTCACCACCAACAACAGGCAGTTGAAAGGATAAATATAATAAGGCTGTCAGTTTATGAACACATTTACAAAGTTATACCCTAACCTCTGTTAAAAAGCAACACAACACAGGACTATAATTAAACAAGGGGGCATTCCAAATCAGAATACAGAGCAAAACTGAACCTAAAAAGATGTGATAAACAGTAAATGCTTCACCTGAATAAGACACCAAATGCCATGGGAAATGCTAAATGCAACCTTAGAACACGCTATTCACATTTTGATTAAAACGTGGTTGGAACGATCTTTCTACTCTTCTGAAAAGGGACACTTTTTGCAATTGGAATATCACAGCACCTATAAGGTTGTcattaaaaactacaaagttTGTTGGGATGAAGCTGGGATGCTGGTAATTATCATAAGCAATCTGACATTGTCCATGGTACCTGAAAGCAGAGAAGCATTTTAATATAGCAGTAAAATAATGCTATCATTACCTTTAATATTCACGGATAACTACCAGTAATTAAGAAGCTTTTCTTTTGTCTTACGTTAAAAATAGTATTTTACATTCCATAGGGTCTTCAGATTGCTTAATTTGATTAATTACTAGTAATGCACTTGGGCCCAGGCCACAACTGAAACAGAAGACAGTGATACTGATTTGGTAATATGAATTTCACGGGCCTGTGACTGCTAACATTTACTGAACAGTAACCtttgaaatgttttaattaaattttaagggAAACCTCATCAGTCTCATTCATTCCTACAAAATTTTTGTTTACGTGCTAAATGGTTTACACCACAAAGGAAAACCTATATCTTTACGAAAGAATTTCACCCCCCTCGACCTATTTACAGTATGAGATATCAATGCAGCATCCTATGGTGCAAAGAGAAAATAAGCCTGCTCTGCACTTTCTTGCACTAAATTCAAGAACACCACAAAGCATAAGGACAATccgtaaaaaaaaagcaattcaaaCTTTTCCTCCATCAATACAGTTCTTTTAGAATGAAAAGGCACAAATTTGAAGATGTAAGGGAGCTTTGTGTTTGTTCACACtgacaaataaatttttgttacagGCTGCTCCAGAAGTAAATACCTGCGCTAACGTAAAGCCGCTGTAGTGCATGGTTCTTCTATTGTCTTCACAGATAAATTGAATCTAAGGAAATTTGCTTCATCAGTTATTCCACTAACATTCTCAAAAGTCTTgatccttttcttctcttctgcaaGGTTTCTTCTCTTGTTTCTATAGATACTATGTTGATCAATGTTCTATTAAGCTCAAAGGGGAATTGCTTCTTTTAGATAGTCTCACAACTGTCAGGCTACCTCTTACTATACTGACTTTGGAATTTGGTAATCTTTGGACTGCATGGTTCAATGACTGCTTCATTTGTTCTGCTGTCAAGCTTTGGAATAAtattcctgcttctgttttcttcGAGTCATATAACATTTCTTCCTTTTAGAGGCAGGTCTACTGCTTCCTTCATGGTTCAGCTTTGcccttcttccttcattttttctttccttcttatttcttctGGCCAGTATCAGAAGACAGCAATAAATTGTCTATCTTTTTGttataataaacaatatttctaACAACAGAGTTTACAACTAAATACTGAGTAGACTGGAGGGCAGCCATGGGTCCTGTTCCAAACTTTCCACAAGACTTTCAtgtgataattttaaaaacacttaaaacacagtactgtactgtactgtatattttttgtagcACTATGTTGTAACAAATTCATAACAAACCTTTtgtaaaaatgcaaggaaaaaggGTGCTAAAACTGGTTGGTTTGGTTAAATTCATGGAAGAGTTCTGATAGGGAAGTGAAATGAAAAGCAGCCATGAAGCATAGCACATCAGATGAGAAATACCATGTAGTAGCTTAGCAAGGGTTGAGTCGATAATTGTAATCTGACCAATTACTTTGTAGTGAACTGATTTGATGCTTATcaccagatttttaaaattaaaaaaaaaatcctgacttGTCCTTTATCAGCCTGATTTTTTAAAGCAATTGCAAGAGATTTGTATTGATATACTGATTTATATAAAGGTCtcagaatatttaaaatgtaaacaatgtaGCAGGATTCATAAAGAGCATATACGAGTATTAGAGACCAAATTTTGGTGATTTTCttatatgatttggacttattCATACAAtctcaaaatatacattttagagatAAAGGACGGTATTTTGAGAAACATAGCCTCATTACAATgaccaaaaagtaaaaattaaactatagttgtatgtaaaaatatatggctgAGTTAACTACAAACACTACAAGGTGTTCAAGTATTTAGTTCTTATTTAGTCTCCTTCTGTCATttactgcatgtatataaaataattcaggTTGCTTTTAATGCCATTAGACCATAGATTCTCAACAGAAATTTCAACTACTCTTTAAGTTTTGGGGGTTATGAACACTATGACAGCAACTAATGTGTGTATCatcatttagaaaatataaactgcctgtagatattttattttcagtataaatTATAGGATAAATGGATTTAGGACTGGGTAACAGTTagttatattatactgtattattttttattatgaaaattttgttaatgaaaggataggtgaatttatatttttatgttgtctTTCCACCTCTCTTTGAGAGCTCATTAACTGTCAAACTGCATTTGGTTAATAGAACCACTGATAACTTGCCTTTAATAGTCAATGACTGCTATATACAATAATGTTATATACAGCATGTTGACTATAGAATGACAAGATTAATGACTAGAAAGTAATAGGAATAccatattataaataaagaagttGCAAAGACATGTAGGCTCTGATTACAGGACAGATTGAGTTCTCAAAGAATGAGATAACTGTAACATGTGAGGAGAAGAAATGAAGAACAGAAAAGTATGTAGAATATATGTAAAAAGCAGGCTGAAGACCTGTAAGGTGGTCAGATAAATCATGGAAAAAGAGGCATTAATAAAGACCTAAACTAGATATGAATTCAGGAGGAAAGTGCACTTAAGACAGAAAAGAGTGAAGAAAGCTCATTTCACACCTAACACTAAATTGAAAAATCTGATGTGCACATGATTATGAAGACAATGTGGTTAGCTCCATACAATTGAATGAGCaacgttaattttatttattttgtcactgTTAAAAACTTATCatactaaaaaaataacttaatttactTTTGTACTACTCTTACAGTTTGTGATATTTAATTCAAAAGATTGATTTATTAACTGGATACACAAACACCTGTAATTAATATTCCtatcaaaatacacaaacaattgATAAAGTACACTGATATATAcatttcctgtgactttttaacatttatgtgTTTCATAAGGTCCTCCTAACTTCTAATAATTCTTGCCCTATAGCACAGTCTAGGGCATGTACAGTATGGTCATTTTTTAGTTCACAACAGTTTGATTCTCAATAATATCAGAGAATCACAGttgttaaaataatgaataaataactttgTAAGAGAATAggtcttgtttttataattcaaaatatgaacACATGCATATGGAACAACTCTAAAATGCCATTAACTTGCAAAGGATGCCTTCCAAGAACAGAAGACCCAGATGTGACAAAACACaaggaaacaaaacaacaaataaatgaagataagttAAAAATCACACGTGTTACATACACTGACAGTAATACAGTACAAGCAAAAACTAAGTTAATGGTGCATGCCAGTCAACAGCAGTACTGTATTACAGCTTTTCTTAAACTTCAGAGCATCAGCATCAATAATCCTGTCAGGAAGACCATTCAATTTTGCAGCAACTCAGCAGAATGTGAATGCTGATGCTTTGCAAAGTCAGGCCTGCAGTAGATGAAACCAGAGGGAGAGCCTGAAATTAAGCAATGTGAAGATCTTATATAAACTTACCTTGCAAAACAGTGGTCCAGTACATGAACAGCAGATGATTCCTGGGCACCATAGACTTGATCTGGAATTTTGAATCTCTGCTTTGGGAGTTCATGGACAGGACCTGTTCTTTTCACTTTTGGCATATTCTGCAATGACTCCATGGATTTTTGTTCTTCCAGTGTTGGATTTACTGGATAATCTAAAAAGCACTTCAGGGATATCTTCCCTGCTGAAACATTGCGATCCCCAGTTACCTGCAGATAAAAGCAGGTTTTCGATGTAAGTAGTGTCAATAATTTTCCTCAGTGAAgctgcaatcatcaaacaaagTGAGAAAGAAATGTACAGGGGAGCTGTAGTTTAGCCAACAgcataaacaaatatgtaaaaaggcAAGTGTGTACAAGAAATTGTAGTTATCTTTCTATACTTGCCTTACAGTAAGggaattttgttatttccccTCTGAAAACTAAATTTGCaccatataaacaaaatttttagtaTGTATACCGTATATTGTTCTTAGTTACCATAAAATTTATACAGAAACAAGTAACCACACTACCTCATTACACGCATTATTAAAGTTCAGTTCACAATAGGCTGTAACATCTTTAAtacataacaacaaacaaagccaggAAGTGCAAATACCTTGTATCCATGCAATTCATTTTCACTGATATACTTGAAAAGGATGAGCTCAACTCCATGTGCTGAATAGTCACCCTTGAAAAGCCCAGGAGTGATAATCTGACTTGGAAGGGTTCCATCACTTTTTCTTAAAGTGGCCGGCACGTCATCTGCACATGGTAATATCAGGGGCACTGAGATCATGGGCTTATCATTTTCCCTGACAGAAAGACCAACATCATAGTATTTAACATAACACTTCACACTATTACTTATATACACATGACCTCCATAAAAACTTTTCTCCTGCTTAGCTTACCGTTCAAAAGTACTGTGGTTTTATGCAATATGAAATACAACAAATTTCATTACAGtctaaaattaaaatggaatatcTATCTACAAATTGCTACAAGTTGTACCAAAAGGAATGGAATTGCAATTCTTTACAGAGAAACTATGAGTATTAAGACAGGTAAGATATGAATCAATACAGGAATACCAAGATACTTGTCAGAGCACATTCaagtttatatgtaaataaaagttcAATTCTAACAAACATGATAAGTCAAATGATGCACTTCGGAAAGTACAGTACCCTCAATGAGGAAGGCACAAAAATGGATATCTAAATATGAgtatttcataaattcattaattCAGGCTTAACATATACTTTAATCATCTGCTAAGAAACAACTTTCATTACAGTATCTAAATAATAGGTTTTGAATGAGGAAAAACCTAGTTTTGGGAGATGCTGTTCATCCTAAAAGGAGTTACTCTTTTGgtcccccagggctccataagaaaGACCAAGCTGATCTTGGCCAGAATTATGCCTTGGATTTGACACAGTGATAGAGTATAAAGGGACTCAGGGTAAGGGGGGATCCTTCCCTTGCCTACAGTATTTACCATGGTCTACCAGGGTACATTAAAATGATATACTTACAACTGTTCCTTGAGGTATCTCAGCTTCATAAAGCCTCTTAGTCTCTGGAAGGAGAACTCCTCGCCATCTCCATCTCTAATGTTTGCTTCTTGCTCAAGCCTGCACAAAAAAGCTTTCAAGTGACGTAAAGAGTTCTTGCATCGAGACTCTAACTTGCCAGTTGCCTGAAAAATGGATTATAAATGCAACACACTAACTTTATTTAATGTTACTTTCAACTCATGGAAGACTGAAGCAGCAGTGTAACATGTGAATCTATACTctaataaaaactcataaaattgCAAGGAAAACCAGTACATTAGCAAAGGGTTCAAACAGCAGACTATCCCAAtcaaattaaagagaaataacagacTAAGATAGGCACTCCCTTGATTGGTCCCTTTAAGGATAGCTATGTTTTCCCAAGTTCTTTTAACTCTGattcaatcaaaataataatcttcACAAAGTACAAGGATGTTTTCAgactaaagaaaaaatcttaaccATATAGCTGAAAAATGTTTTACACAAACTCCCAA
This Macrobrachium rosenbergii isolate ZJJX-2024 chromosome 42, ASM4041242v1, whole genome shotgun sequence DNA region includes the following protein-coding sequences:
- the LOC136828053 gene encoding F-box only protein 31-like isoform X2; amino-acid sequence: MSLFTLDNLPECVILEILKRCKGEDLAAVSLTCTTLYSVTSIDSLWKHICQRELRQDVVDLGSVKSYRMLYANLLHKYKSILGVYQIEWDHYGSLLEIKYDAGNIKGISMEGTVEEGKIFDDLREEVLFTIKGDTYPPELICLPDIDPHSLTISFDQATGKLESRCKNSLRHLKAFLCRLEQEANIRDGDGEEFSFQRLRGFMKLRYLKEQLENDKPMISVPLILPCADDVPATLRKSDGTLPSQIITPGLFKGDYSAHGVELILFKYISENELHGYKVTGDRNVSAGKISLKCFLDYPVNPTLEEQKSMESLQNMPKVKRTGPVHELPKQRFKIPDQVYGAQESSAVHVLDHCFARYHGQCQIAYDNYQHPSFIPTNFVVFNDNLIGAVIFQLQKVSLFRRVERSFQPRFNQNVNSVF
- the LOC136828053 gene encoding F-box only protein 31-like isoform X3, with the protein product MLYANLLHKYKSILGVYQIEWDHYGSLLEIKYDAGNIKGISMEGTVEEGKIFDDLREEVLFTIKGDTYPPELICLPDIDPHSLTISFDQATGKLESRCKNSLRHLKAFLCRLEQEANIRDGDGEEFSFQRLRGFMKLRYLKEQLENDKPMISVPLILPCADDVPATLRKSDGTLPSQIITPGLFKGDYSAHGVELILFKYISENELHGYKVTGDRNVSAGKISLKCFLDYPVNPTLEEQKSMESLQNMPKVKRTGPVHELPKQRFKIPDQVYGAQESSAVHVLDHCFARYHGECQVAYDNYQHPSFIQAHFVVFNDNLIGEVLFDLECVSLYARVERSFQPRLCQDVKSVF